The Tursiops truncatus isolate mTurTru1 chromosome 6, mTurTru1.mat.Y, whole genome shotgun sequence genome includes a window with the following:
- the CCDC107 gene encoding coiled-coil domain-containing protein 107 isoform X1, which yields MASVVSLAGSLGLLLVSALPEVLGDRTSPDHRAHPGDAAQVGPGATETRRRPPPPPPKNQRERAWAGALPLGALYTAAAVAFVLYKCLQQGKDEATFLQEEAGKKDSLQSEQQLAQLTQQLAQTEQHLNSLMAQLEPLFERVTTLAGAQQELLHMKLQAIHQLLRESKPNKGVEVPEPEASTPFPEDLSIEEDEEEAGDSQAWEEPLNWSTGTRNLATPREMEQGLRRRCRKAAAKGPSHSPHREGGTTADSLVKQSLFL from the exons ATGGCGAGCGTGGTGTCGCTCGCGGGTTCGCTGGGGCTGCTACTTGTGTCAGCGCTGCCCGAGGTGCTCGGAGACCGCACCAGCCCCGACCACCGGGCACACCCAG GGGACGCCGCCCAGGTCGGCCCTGGGGCCACGGAAACCCGGCggcggccgccgccgccaccgcccaAGAACCAGCGCGAGCGGGCCTGGGCCGGGGCACTGCCCTTGGGAGCGCTGTACACCGCAGCCGCCGTGGCTTTTGTGCTGTACAAGTGTTTACAG CAGGGGAAAGATGAGGCTACTTTTCTCCAAGAGGAGGCAGGCAAGAAGGATTCACTGCAGTCAG AGCAACAGCTGGCCCAGCTGACACAACAGCTGGCCCAGACAGAACAACACCTGAACAGTCTGATGGCCCAGCTGGAGCCCCTTTTTGAGCG TGTGACTACCCTGGCTGGAGCCCAGCAGGAGCTTTTGCACATGAAGCTACAGGCCATCCACCAGCTGCTACGAGAGAGCAAACCAAACAAGGGTGTGGAGGTTCCAGAACCAG AGGCCAGCACACCCTTTCCTGAGGACTTATCTATAGAGGAGGACGAGGAAGAGGCTGGTGACAGTCAGGCCTGGGAGGAGCCCCTAAACTGGAGCACAGGGACGAGGAACCTAGCTACTCCCAGGGAAATGGAGCAGGGGCTAAGGAGAAGATGCCGGAAGGCTGCAGCAAAGGGCCCCAGTCACAGCCCCCACCGGGAAGGAGGGACAACAGCTGACAGTTTAGTAAAACAGAGTCTGTTCTTGTGA
- the CCDC107 gene encoding coiled-coil domain-containing protein 107 isoform X2 — MASVVSLAGSLGLLLVSALPEVLGDRTSPDHRAHPGDAAQVGPGATETRRRPPPPPPKNQRERAWAGALPLGALYTAAAVAFVLYKCLQGKDEATFLQEEAGKKDSLQSEQQLAQLTQQLAQTEQHLNSLMAQLEPLFERVTTLAGAQQELLHMKLQAIHQLLRESKPNKGVEVPEPEASTPFPEDLSIEEDEEEAGDSQAWEEPLNWSTGTRNLATPREMEQGLRRRCRKAAAKGPSHSPHREGGTTADSLVKQSLFL; from the exons ATGGCGAGCGTGGTGTCGCTCGCGGGTTCGCTGGGGCTGCTACTTGTGTCAGCGCTGCCCGAGGTGCTCGGAGACCGCACCAGCCCCGACCACCGGGCACACCCAG GGGACGCCGCCCAGGTCGGCCCTGGGGCCACGGAAACCCGGCggcggccgccgccgccaccgcccaAGAACCAGCGCGAGCGGGCCTGGGCCGGGGCACTGCCCTTGGGAGCGCTGTACACCGCAGCCGCCGTGGCTTTTGTGCTGTACAAGTGTTTACAG GGGAAAGATGAGGCTACTTTTCTCCAAGAGGAGGCAGGCAAGAAGGATTCACTGCAGTCAG AGCAACAGCTGGCCCAGCTGACACAACAGCTGGCCCAGACAGAACAACACCTGAACAGTCTGATGGCCCAGCTGGAGCCCCTTTTTGAGCG TGTGACTACCCTGGCTGGAGCCCAGCAGGAGCTTTTGCACATGAAGCTACAGGCCATCCACCAGCTGCTACGAGAGAGCAAACCAAACAAGGGTGTGGAGGTTCCAGAACCAG AGGCCAGCACACCCTTTCCTGAGGACTTATCTATAGAGGAGGACGAGGAAGAGGCTGGTGACAGTCAGGCCTGGGAGGAGCCCCTAAACTGGAGCACAGGGACGAGGAACCTAGCTACTCCCAGGGAAATGGAGCAGGGGCTAAGGAGAAGATGCCGGAAGGCTGCAGCAAAGGGCCCCAGTCACAGCCCCCACCGGGAAGGAGGGACAACAGCTGACAGTTTAGTAAAACAGAGTCTGTTCTTGTGA
- the ARHGEF39 gene encoding rho guanine nucleotide exchange factor 39 isoform X3, with protein sequence MFLRTACRYSLLPQYFVGILRAKGTLRPPERQALFGPWELIYGASQELLPYLEGGRWGQGLEGFCPHLELYTQFAANAERSRTTLQEQLKKNKRFRRFVRLQEGRPEFGGIQLQDLLPLPLQRLQQYENLAIALAENTGPNSPDHEQLTRAARRISDTAQRVHTISQKQKNDQHLQRVQALLSGRQAKGLISGRWFLRQGWLLVVPPRGEPRPRMFFLFSDALLMAKPRPPLHLLQSGTFACQALYPMAECQLHRVFGHSGGPCGGLLSLSFPHEKLLLMSTDQEELSHWYRSLTLASSSQKN encoded by the exons ATGTTTCTGCGGACTGCATGCCGGTATTCTCTCCTTCCGCAGTACTTCGTGGGGATTCTGAGAGCCAAGGGCACCCTGCGACCACCAGAGCGCCAGGCCCTGTTTGGGCCCTGGGAGCTCATTTACGGCGCCAGCCA AGAGCTGCTTCCCTACCTCGAAGGAGGGCGCTGGGGACAGGGGCTGGAGGGCTTCTGCCCCCACCTGGAGCTCTACACCCAATTTGCTGCCAACGCTGAGAGGTCCCGGACCACCCTGCAG GAgcaattaaagaagaacaaacgtTTCCGGAGGTTTGTGCGACTTCAGGAAGGTCGCCCTGAGTTTGGGGGCATTCAGCTCCAGgacctgctccctctgcctctgcagaGGCTCCAGCA GTATGAGAATCTTGCCATTGCTTTGGCTGAAAACACAGGTCCCAACAGCCCTGACCATGAACAGCTCACAA gGGCTGCCCGGCGGATAAGTGACACTGCCCAGAGAGTCCACACCATCAGTCAGAAACAGAAGAATGACCAGCACCTCCAGCGTGTCCAGGCTCTGCTCAGTGGACGGCAGGCAAAGGGACTTATCTCAG GTCGCTGGTTCCTACGCCAGGGTTGGCTGCTGGTGGTGCCTCCCCGAGGGGAGCCTCGGCCCCGAatgttcttcctcttctctgatgCACTCCTCATGGCCAAGCCTCGACCTCCATTGCATCTGCTGCAGAGTGGCACCTTTGCTTGCCAGGCCCTCTACCCCATGGCTGAGTGTCAACTCCACAGGGTCTTTGGCCACTCAGGAGGCCCCTGTGGTGGACTGCTCAGC CTGTCCTTTCCCCACGAGAAGCTACTGCTTATGTCCACAGACCAGGAGGAGCTGTCGCACTGGTACCGCAGTCTGACTTTGGCCAGCAG CAGCCAGAAGAACTAG
- the ARHGEF39 gene encoding rho guanine nucleotide exchange factor 39 isoform X1 — MESPGPSVRCPVQEQRARWERKRACTARELLETERRYHEQLGLVATYFVGILRAKGTLRPPERQALFGPWELIYGASQELLPYLEGGRWGQGLEGFCPHLELYTQFAANAERSRTTLQEQLKKNKRFRRFVRLQEGRPEFGGIQLQDLLPLPLQRLQQYENLAIALAENTGPNSPDHEQLTRAARRISDTAQRVHTISQKQKNDQHLQRVQALLSGRQAKGLISGRWFLRQGWLLVVPPRGEPRPRMFFLFSDALLMAKPRPPLHLLQSGTFACQALYPMAECQLHRVFGHSGGPCGGLLSLSFPHEKLLLMSTDQEELSHWYRSLTLASSSQKN; from the exons ATGGAAAGCCCGGGCCCCAGCGTACGGTGCCCGGTGCAAGAGCAGCGTGCCCGTTGGGAGCGGAAACGCGCCTGCACTGCCCGGGAGCTGCTGGAGACCGAGCGGCGCTACCACGAACAGCTGGGGCTGGTGGCCACG TACTTCGTGGGGATTCTGAGAGCCAAGGGCACCCTGCGACCACCAGAGCGCCAGGCCCTGTTTGGGCCCTGGGAGCTCATTTACGGCGCCAGCCA AGAGCTGCTTCCCTACCTCGAAGGAGGGCGCTGGGGACAGGGGCTGGAGGGCTTCTGCCCCCACCTGGAGCTCTACACCCAATTTGCTGCCAACGCTGAGAGGTCCCGGACCACCCTGCAG GAgcaattaaagaagaacaaacgtTTCCGGAGGTTTGTGCGACTTCAGGAAGGTCGCCCTGAGTTTGGGGGCATTCAGCTCCAGgacctgctccctctgcctctgcagaGGCTCCAGCA GTATGAGAATCTTGCCATTGCTTTGGCTGAAAACACAGGTCCCAACAGCCCTGACCATGAACAGCTCACAA gGGCTGCCCGGCGGATAAGTGACACTGCCCAGAGAGTCCACACCATCAGTCAGAAACAGAAGAATGACCAGCACCTCCAGCGTGTCCAGGCTCTGCTCAGTGGACGGCAGGCAAAGGGACTTATCTCAG GTCGCTGGTTCCTACGCCAGGGTTGGCTGCTGGTGGTGCCTCCCCGAGGGGAGCCTCGGCCCCGAatgttcttcctcttctctgatgCACTCCTCATGGCCAAGCCTCGACCTCCATTGCATCTGCTGCAGAGTGGCACCTTTGCTTGCCAGGCCCTCTACCCCATGGCTGAGTGTCAACTCCACAGGGTCTTTGGCCACTCAGGAGGCCCCTGTGGTGGACTGCTCAGC CTGTCCTTTCCCCACGAGAAGCTACTGCTTATGTCCACAGACCAGGAGGAGCTGTCGCACTGGTACCGCAGTCTGACTTTGGCCAGCAG CAGCCAGAAGAACTAG
- the ARHGEF39 gene encoding rho guanine nucleotide exchange factor 39 isoform X2: protein MESPGPSVRCPVQEQRARWERKRACTARELLETERRYHEQLGLVATYFVGILRAKGTLRPPERQALFGPWELIYGASQELLPYLEGGRWGQGLEGFCPHLELYTQFAANAERSRTTLQEQLKKNKRFRRFVRLQEGRPEFGGIQLQDLLPLPLQRLQQYENLAIALAENTGPNSPDHEQLTRAARRISDTAQRVHTISQKQKNDQHLQRVQALLSGRQAKGLISGRWFLRQGWLLVVPPRGEPRPRMFFLFSDALLMAKPRPPLHLLQSGTFACQALYPMAECQLHRVFGHSGGPCGGLLSLSFPHEKLLLMSTDQEELSHWYRSLTLASSQKN, encoded by the exons ATGGAAAGCCCGGGCCCCAGCGTACGGTGCCCGGTGCAAGAGCAGCGTGCCCGTTGGGAGCGGAAACGCGCCTGCACTGCCCGGGAGCTGCTGGAGACCGAGCGGCGCTACCACGAACAGCTGGGGCTGGTGGCCACG TACTTCGTGGGGATTCTGAGAGCCAAGGGCACCCTGCGACCACCAGAGCGCCAGGCCCTGTTTGGGCCCTGGGAGCTCATTTACGGCGCCAGCCA AGAGCTGCTTCCCTACCTCGAAGGAGGGCGCTGGGGACAGGGGCTGGAGGGCTTCTGCCCCCACCTGGAGCTCTACACCCAATTTGCTGCCAACGCTGAGAGGTCCCGGACCACCCTGCAG GAgcaattaaagaagaacaaacgtTTCCGGAGGTTTGTGCGACTTCAGGAAGGTCGCCCTGAGTTTGGGGGCATTCAGCTCCAGgacctgctccctctgcctctgcagaGGCTCCAGCA GTATGAGAATCTTGCCATTGCTTTGGCTGAAAACACAGGTCCCAACAGCCCTGACCATGAACAGCTCACAA gGGCTGCCCGGCGGATAAGTGACACTGCCCAGAGAGTCCACACCATCAGTCAGAAACAGAAGAATGACCAGCACCTCCAGCGTGTCCAGGCTCTGCTCAGTGGACGGCAGGCAAAGGGACTTATCTCAG GTCGCTGGTTCCTACGCCAGGGTTGGCTGCTGGTGGTGCCTCCCCGAGGGGAGCCTCGGCCCCGAatgttcttcctcttctctgatgCACTCCTCATGGCCAAGCCTCGACCTCCATTGCATCTGCTGCAGAGTGGCACCTTTGCTTGCCAGGCCCTCTACCCCATGGCTGAGTGTCAACTCCACAGGGTCTTTGGCCACTCAGGAGGCCCCTGTGGTGGACTGCTCAGC CTGTCCTTTCCCCACGAGAAGCTACTGCTTATGTCCACAGACCAGGAGGAGCTGTCGCACTGGTACCGCAGTCTGACTTTGGCCAGCAG CCAGAAGAACTAG